A genomic window from Micromonospora ferruginea includes:
- a CDS encoding VOC family protein, with the protein MVSVVQNVAIDCADAYRLARFWSEVTGRPLHPEDRPGDPETQVLLLADGPVLHFNQVPEPKQVKNRLHLCLRPETSRDQEVERLLGLGATFVADHRNPDGSGWAVLADPEGNEFCVLRSDSDRAATAS; encoded by the coding sequence ATGGTCTCGGTGGTGCAGAACGTGGCGATCGACTGTGCGGACGCCTATCGGCTGGCGCGGTTCTGGAGCGAGGTGACCGGCCGGCCGCTGCACCCGGAGGACCGGCCCGGTGACCCGGAGACCCAGGTGCTGCTGCTCGCCGACGGCCCGGTGCTGCACTTCAACCAGGTGCCCGAGCCCAAGCAGGTCAAGAACCGGCTGCACCTGTGCCTGCGTCCGGAGACGTCCCGGGACCAGGAGGTCGAGCGGCTGCTGGGCCTCGGCGCCACCTTCGTCGCCGACCACCGGAACCCGGACGGCTCCGGATGGGCGGTCCTCGCCGACCCGGAGGGCAACGAGTTCTGCGTGCTGCGCAGCGACTCCGACCGCGCCGCGACGGCTTCCTGA
- a CDS encoding maleylpyruvate isomerase family mycothiol-dependent enzyme, with the protein MSDTLSRDDLWALAHAERAALADDLAGLDAAQWAQRSLCGRWTVEEVVAHLTAAASVGRVRWLASVLAARFDFDRHNDRRLAERRGADPAGTLERFRRVIGSTTSKFGPTEAWLGEVVVHAQDIRRPLGLGRTPPVGTVTPVARFFAGRDFTVAGRTAVAGLRVEATDGPFTAGVGPLVSGTMLALTMAMAGRAAYCDDLTGPGVPTLRERCAA; encoded by the coding sequence ATGTCCGACACGCTGTCCCGCGACGACCTGTGGGCGCTCGCGCACGCCGAGCGGGCCGCCCTCGCCGACGACCTGGCCGGGCTCGACGCGGCGCAGTGGGCGCAGCGGTCGCTGTGCGGCCGGTGGACGGTGGAGGAGGTGGTCGCCCACCTGACCGCGGCGGCCAGCGTCGGCCGGGTCCGCTGGCTGGCCAGCGTGCTGGCCGCCCGGTTCGACTTCGACCGGCACAACGACCGCCGGCTGGCCGAGCGCCGGGGCGCCGACCCGGCGGGGACCCTCGAACGGTTCCGCCGCGTCATCGGCAGCACCACGTCGAAGTTCGGCCCGACCGAGGCGTGGCTCGGCGAGGTGGTCGTGCACGCCCAGGACATCCGGCGCCCGCTCGGACTGGGCCGTACGCCACCGGTCGGGACCGTCACGCCGGTCGCCCGCTTCTTCGCCGGGCGGGACTTCACCGTGGCCGGGCGTACCGCCGTCGCGGGGCTGCGGGTGGAGGCGACCGACGGGCCGTTCACCGCCGGGGTCGGTCCGCTGGTCAGCGGCACCATGCTGGCGTTGACCATGGCGATGGCCGGGCGGGCGGCCTACTGCGACGATCTCACCGGGCCCGGAGTACCCACGCTGCGGGAGCGCTGCGCCGCCTGA